From the Papaver somniferum cultivar HN1 chromosome 2, ASM357369v1, whole genome shotgun sequence genome, the window TGTTTCTACTCCTGATTTCTACTTCTCACAAACACTCATCCTCACGCTATTATTTCTTTTGCTGTTCTAAGGAAAATAATTTAAGAAGCCAGATAGATTTTGAAATAAACTCTCCCGAGAAGTGATGAAGATGTTCTTCTTTTTGCATCAAAACAAAAGTGATGAAGATGTTCAAAAGGATTGGGCTAGAAACCAAGTAGTCAAAAGAAACCAAGTTCGATGTGGAGTTAGAAAATTTAAGGCATACCTAAAATAATTATCAGCTAAAAAGTTCAAGTCATACCCTAAAAATTAACAAGTAGAACAGGTCTTTTAGTTTCCCATAAATATGATTATTTATCAGGAATTTTCATCCCCGGATGATAATAGTTTCTTGACCTGAAACACAAGACTATCAATACCAACACTGGCAACACATTCTCCACCTCAAACAACTGGAGTTAACAAAGGTTTGTTCAGGAAATGAGCTTCCAAATTCCCAATTACGAGGTTCCCCATATCAGCACGAGTTTCGAATGTGCCACTTCCAACATGTGGTTGCAGCACGACATTATCGAGTGCAAATAGCTTTTCTGGTACCTCGGGTTCATTTTCAAATACGTCAAGACCTGCACCACCTAACCGGCCTTCGACCAATGCAGAAACAAGCTCGGGTTCGTCGACATGAGGACCACGGCCGATGTTGATGAGGACTCCCTTGGGACCTAATGCATTCATCACTTCACGATTGATAATGTGACGAGTTTCTGCTGTGAGTGGACAAGCAACCACGAGGATATCACAGTTTGATGCTAAGTCCATAACGTTTGAATAATACTTGTATGTTGTGTTGGGTTTTTCATTTCGGGAGTAGTAACTTATAGGGCAACTGAAAGCTTCCGCTCTCTTGGCAATTGCTAAACCAATTCTTCCCAAACCCAAGATGCCTACCCTTTTGCCAGAGAACTGCAAACAGAAAGCAAAGTAAACGAAGAACAATGTAAGATTTCTGTAAGAGTTTAAGATATGACTTTCTTCAGCTAAAGCAATCACATTAATAGCAAAAAACTAAGCAAGATGACATTCTTAAGTGTGTGTGCAGTAGCAAAATGCCAAAACCTATCAAGCATAGTAAAAATTATATATTCTCTCTCTTACACACCCGTTTAAGTGTACAAGATATTCCGTTTACCTAAAACAAATTAAGACAACTGCTTCAGGTGCATCAAGTTGTCAACAAACAAGGTGGAAATATTTAATTCACATGTAGAATCAGAACAGACCAAGAACTAAAAAGCAACGATCACAGAAATTGCATTAAGATGCCTACTTTGACACTCCATCCACACAGAAATGCTTAGGAATCCCCTGCTAATAAAAAACTAATTAACACGAAAAAGCTACTACATTTGCACTAAGACGTGTCATTGCAGATTGAATCTTAGCAGCCAAAACCCCCCATCAACAGATGAAGGAGGCATAACCGTAACCAAACTTTGGATGTAAACTCGATTGGATTTGTTTCTCTTGCTCTTCGGTTGACAACGTCGCTTCACTCATCTCAATCATAGGTCTCTTATTGCCAAAATAAGTACAGATGAAAAATCCTTATTGCATTAGATAAGAGACCTATAATTGAGATGGGTGAAGCGACAGTCTACCAATAAGCGAGCGGAACAAGTTCAATTGAGTTTAATCCCAAGTTTGATAATAGTTATGCTACCTTCACATCTTGGTAGGGGATTTTGACTAGTAAGTTTCAATATGTAAGTGATATGTCTTAAAGCAAATATAATAGCTTTTTCACGTTAACGGGTTCATTTCTTAAAAGGTGATCCCCAAGCAATTCTGTGTACATGCAATGTCAAAAGAATACATTCTTATGACTGCGAATAACCACATATGAGAAAATTGGGGAAAGACAAACAACCTCGTCCAATACAGCAGTGAATCAAAGAATAAATAAGATACATGTAGGCAATGAACATCATCAAAAGAGGAAGTTGACTCATAATCAAATCTATTAACCTGAGAAATTCTGCAAAGTATCTAGTAATCCACAATGGTTGGCAAATAGTTTACCCCTATAAACTACCAAAAGTATCTGAAAAACCCCCAAATGTTTCACAAAATGCATCAGAGACATTTCCAAGAGGCGTCAAAATTCTAATATCCTTAAATAGGATTCCTTTAGTTTCTGTTTtaaaatcacttgaaaatttcaacaaaattctacaataaataaatctgagctcaaaattgatatcacctattgaagaagaaataagtgtTCATATATGCATCAGAGAGATTCCAAAGATGAATCAACATTTAATTCTCCTTAAAAAGGATTT encodes:
- the LOC113349087 gene encoding hydroxyphenylpyruvate reductase-like, which encodes MEAIGVLMTCPMSTPLEEELDKKFKLFRFWNFPDKIDFLKQNSNSIRAVVGNATAGADASLIDSLPKLEIISSFSVGLDKIDLGYCKQKGIRVTNTPDVLTEDVADIAIGLILATLRRICESDQYVRKGLWKLGDFKMTTKFSGKRVGILGLGRIGLAIAKRAEAFSCPISYYSRNEKPNTTYKYYSNVMDLASNCDILVVACPLTAETRHIINREVMNALGPKGVLINIGRGPHVDEPELVSALVEGRLGGAGLDVFENEPEVPEKLFALDNVVLQPHVGSGTFETRADMGNLVIGNLEAHFLNKPLLTPVV